One genomic window of Aliiroseovarius sp. M344 includes the following:
- a CDS encoding endonuclease/exonuclease/phosphatase family protein → MRIATYNVEWFNSLFDDDGNPLVDEQWSGRHDVTRRAQLKAVGIVFKLLDADAIMVIEAPDHNKRRNTITALENFAELFGLRACKAMIGFSNHTQQEIALLYDPNVFSAHHDPLGSVDGIGTPRFDTTFQLDVDVDASPEPIEFSKPPLEVQLTHRESGTQLRLIGVHVKSKAPHGARGRAEVMRVAIENRRKQMAQCIWIRHRVNEHLEAGDPLIVLGDFNDGPGLDVYEKLFGRSGVEIVMGEEDAIGMFDPHARMILTQKSGARPATSRFYIAKQKRYLQALLDYIMVSPDLVAKSPQWRIWHPFDDPECYRAPELREALLTASDHFPVSIDFDL, encoded by the coding sequence ATGCGGATCGCGACCTATAATGTCGAGTGGTTCAATTCGCTGTTTGACGATGATGGGAACCCGCTTGTGGACGAGCAATGGTCTGGTCGCCACGACGTCACCCGTCGCGCGCAACTCAAAGCCGTGGGGATCGTTTTCAAACTGCTTGATGCGGACGCCATTATGGTGATCGAAGCGCCCGACCATAACAAACGTCGAAACACGATCACGGCGCTTGAAAACTTTGCCGAACTGTTTGGTCTGCGCGCATGCAAGGCCATGATCGGCTTTTCCAACCACACCCAGCAAGAGATCGCACTGTTGTACGATCCCAATGTGTTTTCCGCCCACCATGACCCGCTGGGAAGCGTGGACGGGATCGGCACGCCGCGCTTTGATACGACATTTCAGCTCGACGTTGACGTGGATGCGTCACCCGAGCCCATCGAGTTTTCCAAACCACCGCTAGAGGTGCAACTGACCCATCGCGAGTCTGGAACCCAGCTGCGCCTGATTGGTGTGCACGTAAAATCCAAGGCACCACACGGTGCGCGTGGTCGTGCGGAAGTGATGCGCGTGGCGATTGAGAACCGCCGAAAGCAGATGGCGCAGTGTATCTGGATACGTCACCGGGTGAACGAACATCTGGAAGCTGGCGACCCGCTGATCGTTCTGGGCGACTTCAACGATGGCCCCGGTCTGGATGTGTATGAGAAACTTTTCGGCCGTTCTGGCGTGGAGATCGTGATGGGCGAGGAAGATGCGATCGGCATGTTTGACCCTCATGCGCGGATGATCCTGACCCAAAAATCTGGGGCCAGACCTGCAACATCACGGTTCTATATCGCAAAGCAGAAACGATATCTTCAGGCGTTGCTGGATTACATCATGGTTTCGCCAGATTTGGTCGCTAAGTCTCCTCAATGGCGTATCTGGCATCCGTTCGACGACCCGGAATGCTATCGCGCACCGGAACTGCGAGAGGCGCTGCTGACCGCGTCCGACCACTTCCCGGTGTCAATCGACTTTGACCTATAG
- a CDS encoding Ppx/GppA family phosphatase — translation MDGRGETGEDWGPFGRPLFNDPSVRALSRVGVVDVGSNSVRLVVFDGAARSPAYFFNEKILCGLGTGLLETGRLHPEGRIRALAAIKRFQALADSMNMPPLSAVATAAVREASDGEDFCADVLRETGLDIYVIDGEEEARFSAQGVLLGWPEANGLMCDIGGSSLELAAISQGQVGKRVTSPLGPLKLAGIPGGKKGVKAEISRVVKQLAEEMGTDHPRLFLVGGSWRAIARLDMERRGYPLTVLHEYRMAPRSLATTLKWIDEVDLEQVRQRTGTSSARMALVPIAAQVLKRLVREFRPKEIAVSSYGIREGLLYEQMPNRLRKRDPLIEACYVAEQKDARMPGFGKKLFTFLRPLFKAAKPNELRLIKAACLLHDVSWRAHPDYRHEVCFDNATRANLGGLTHQERVFLGLALLHRYKNAREGSRFEPLFGILPEKSIMRAEVLGKAMRFGAMLTMNDPTKLGSLAWFPKKRQLVLTLNDNGSDLFGEVAQGRFQTLAEALEAEGIVKRR, via the coding sequence ATGGACGGACGCGGCGAGACCGGTGAAGATTGGGGTCCCTTTGGACGTCCGCTGTTCAATGACCCATCTGTCCGGGCGCTAAGTCGCGTCGGTGTCGTGGATGTCGGCTCCAACTCGGTTCGTCTGGTGGTTTTTGACGGGGCTGCGCGTAGCCCGGCGTATTTCTTCAACGAAAAAATTCTGTGTGGCTTGGGGACGGGCCTGCTGGAAACAGGACGGCTGCATCCAGAAGGTCGTATCCGCGCCTTGGCGGCAATCAAGCGGTTCCAAGCGCTTGCCGACAGCATGAACATGCCGCCCCTTTCTGCAGTGGCCACAGCGGCTGTACGCGAAGCCAGCGATGGGGAGGACTTTTGCGCAGATGTATTGCGCGAAACCGGGTTGGACATTTATGTCATTGACGGCGAAGAAGAAGCCCGCTTTTCAGCGCAGGGAGTTCTTTTGGGCTGGCCCGAGGCCAATGGTCTTATGTGTGACATTGGCGGCTCTTCCCTTGAGCTTGCCGCGATATCGCAAGGCCAAGTCGGAAAGCGTGTAACCTCGCCGCTTGGGCCGTTGAAGCTGGCGGGCATACCAGGTGGGAAAAAGGGCGTTAAGGCCGAGATTTCACGCGTCGTAAAGCAACTGGCCGAGGAGATGGGCACCGATCATCCGCGACTGTTCTTGGTCGGTGGTTCCTGGCGGGCAATTGCCCGTCTGGATATGGAGCGGCGCGGCTATCCACTGACAGTTCTGCACGAATACCGCATGGCGCCACGATCGCTGGCGACCACGCTAAAATGGATCGACGAGGTTGACTTGGAACAGGTCCGCCAACGCACCGGCACCTCATCAGCGCGGATGGCTCTGGTGCCGATAGCAGCGCAGGTCTTGAAGCGCCTTGTCCGCGAGTTTCGCCCGAAAGAGATCGCCGTCAGTTCATACGGTATTCGTGAGGGATTGCTTTACGAACAAATGCCCAATCGCCTGCGCAAACGTGACCCTTTGATCGAGGCGTGTTACGTCGCTGAACAGAAGGACGCCCGCATGCCGGGCTTTGGCAAGAAGCTGTTCACCTTCCTGCGGCCGCTGTTCAAAGCAGCGAAACCCAACGAGCTTCGCCTTATCAAAGCCGCATGTTTGTTGCATGATGTGAGCTGGCGCGCGCATCCCGATTATCGGCACGAAGTGTGTTTTGACAATGCAACCCGTGCGAACCTAGGGGGCCTGACCCATCAGGAACGCGTTTTCCTCGGCTTGGCCCTGCTGCACCGGTACAAAAACGCGCGAGAAGGATCGCGCTTTGAGCCGCTTTTTGGAATTCTGCCTGAGAAAAGCATTATGCGTGCCGAAGTTCTGGGAAAAGCGATGCGATTTGGGGCCATGCTGACAATGAACGACCCAACCAAACTTGGATCTCTGGCGTGGTTTCCAAAGAAACGTCAGCTTGTTTTGACGTTGAATGATAACGGTTCGGACCTTTTCGGAGAGGTTGCGCAAGGTCGGTTCCAAACCCTCGCCGAAGCGCTTGAGGCGGAAGGCATCGTCAAGCGCCGCTAA